One part of the Ralstonia pickettii genome encodes these proteins:
- a CDS encoding metallophosphoesterase: MRDEPNGSRSLPRGRRRFLMTTVGLMAALHVYIGWRLLPDLGWNGAGWAAGIIFLLISTVMIPTGMAARFVIRPISLADRVSWFGALLMGLFSSLFVLTLLRDIALIVLPQAYRHDSALLVVALTLLVTLIGYVNARRIPRVARVTVPIAGLPAPLHGFTIAQITDLHVGPTIKRAYVAGVVDRLNALQPDVIAVTGDLVDGEVDVLRPHIAPLAGMSARHGVFAVTGNHEYYSGVGPWVSEFERLGMRVLMNEHAVLEHDGAPLVIAGVTDFSAGKFDTAHTSDPTRALAGSPSGVTPTILLAHQPRSAPAAAEAGFDLQLSGHTHGGQFWPWSLFVPLQQPFTAGLHKLGRLWIYTSRGTGYWGPPKRFGAPSEITLIRLEPTVG; this comes from the coding sequence ATGCGTGACGAACCTAACGGCAGTCGATCCCTGCCCCGCGGCAGACGCCGCTTCCTGATGACGACGGTCGGGCTCATGGCAGCGCTGCATGTCTACATTGGATGGCGGCTGCTGCCGGATCTGGGCTGGAATGGCGCCGGCTGGGCTGCGGGCATCATCTTCCTACTCATATCGACGGTGATGATTCCCACTGGGATGGCGGCGCGCTTCGTGATCCGGCCCATCTCGCTGGCGGATCGCGTGTCTTGGTTCGGTGCGTTGCTGATGGGCCTGTTCTCTTCGCTGTTCGTGCTGACGCTGCTGCGCGACATCGCGCTGATCGTGCTGCCACAGGCTTATCGGCATGACTCGGCCCTGCTCGTCGTCGCGCTCACCTTGCTGGTGACGTTGATCGGCTATGTCAACGCGCGTCGCATCCCCCGCGTCGCGCGGGTGACGGTGCCCATTGCGGGCCTACCGGCGCCGCTGCACGGCTTCACCATCGCGCAAATCACCGATCTGCATGTCGGCCCCACCATCAAGCGTGCGTATGTGGCGGGCGTGGTGGACCGGCTCAATGCGCTGCAACCGGATGTCATCGCCGTGACAGGTGATCTGGTGGACGGCGAGGTGGACGTGTTGCGTCCGCATATCGCGCCGCTCGCAGGCATGTCGGCAAGGCACGGCGTTTTTGCGGTGACGGGCAATCACGAGTACTACTCGGGCGTCGGTCCCTGGGTGTCGGAGTTCGAACGGCTGGGCATGCGGGTCCTGATGAACGAGCATGCAGTGCTGGAACACGACGGCGCGCCACTGGTGATCGCAGGCGTGACCGATTTCAGTGCGGGTAAGTTCGACACTGCGCACACGAGCGATCCGACGCGAGCGCTGGCGGGATCGCCGTCCGGCGTGACGCCCACGATCCTGCTCGCGCATCAACCGCGTAGCGCCCCGGCCGCGGCAGAGGCCGGCTTCGACCTGCAACTGTCAGGACACACGCATGGTGGCCAGTTCTGGCCGTGGAGCCTGTTCGTTCCGCTGCAGCAGCCATTTACGGCCGGGTTGCACAAGCTGGGGCGTCTGTGGATCTACACCAGCCGTGGCACCGGATATTGGGGCCCGCCCAAGCGGTTCGGCGCGCCGTCGGAAATCACGCTGATACGGCTGGAGCCAACCGTTGGCTAA
- a CDS encoding LysR substrate-binding domain-containing protein: MTLTELKYIVAVARERHFGRAAEACFVSQPTLSVAIKKLEDELAVQIFERGASEVSVTPVGEQIVTQAQRVLEETMAIREIAKQGMDPLAGPLRLGVIYTIGPYLLPALVKQMIDTVPQMPLMLQENFTVRLVELLKQGEIDCAIMAEPFPEAGLMTVPLYDEPFVVAVPRGHELAKASSVDPAALKQQTMLLLGNGHCFRDHVLGVCPELSRFSQNADGIQKTFEGSSLETIRHMVASGVGITVLPRTSVPNMQPAATDLLTYVPFHEPVPDRRVVLAWRKSFTRIAAIEAVAKAVAQCNLPGIKLLPPTPLVH, encoded by the coding sequence ATGACGCTCACCGAACTCAAATACATCGTCGCCGTTGCGCGGGAACGCCACTTTGGGCGTGCCGCCGAGGCCTGCTTCGTCTCGCAGCCGACGCTGTCGGTCGCCATCAAGAAGCTGGAAGACGAGCTGGCCGTGCAGATTTTCGAGCGCGGCGCGTCCGAAGTCAGCGTCACGCCCGTCGGCGAGCAGATCGTCACGCAGGCGCAGCGTGTGCTCGAGGAGACGATGGCGATCCGCGAGATTGCCAAGCAGGGGATGGACCCGCTGGCGGGGCCCTTGCGCCTGGGGGTGATCTACACGATCGGGCCGTATCTGCTGCCCGCGCTGGTCAAGCAGATGATCGACACCGTCCCGCAGATGCCGCTGATGCTGCAGGAGAACTTCACCGTGCGGCTGGTGGAGCTGCTCAAACAGGGCGAGATCGACTGCGCCATCATGGCCGAGCCGTTTCCGGAAGCCGGCCTGATGACGGTGCCGCTGTACGACGAGCCCTTTGTCGTGGCGGTGCCGCGCGGCCACGAGCTGGCGAAGGCGTCGTCGGTGGACCCAGCGGCGCTTAAACAGCAAACCATGCTGCTGCTCGGCAACGGCCATTGCTTCCGCGACCACGTGCTGGGCGTGTGCCCGGAGCTGTCGCGTTTCTCGCAGAATGCGGACGGCATCCAGAAAACCTTCGAGGGTTCGTCGCTGGAAACGATTCGCCATATGGTCGCCAGCGGCGTGGGCATTACCGTCCTGCCTCGTACGTCGGTGCCGAACATGCAGCCCGCCGCCACCGATCTGCTGACCTACGTGCCGTTCCACGAGCCGGTGCCCGACCGACGCGTTGTGCTGGCCTGGCGCAAGAGTTTCACCCGCATCGC
- a CDS encoding sensor domain-containing diguanylate cyclase, giving the protein MVHPKVVTAPHTGDISVYVVRLTGLESLDPLAQLYPPMSIDHPPLQNPATLLEIVRAQSQIAKLGTDLGAIMALVTERAQHLTCATGAVVEMAEGDEMVYRATSGLTETLLGLRLARQGSLSGLCVQTGEILHCTDSETDPRVDREACRRVGLRSMVVTPLRHLDTTVGVLKLVAPEVDAFSASDIGVLELMSELIASAMFHAANAERDQLYLRATHDALTDLPNRALFYDRLRQSIHLAQRAHGGLGVLNIDMDNLKLINDRHGHRAGDAAIRETAQRMGRTARRSDTVARVGGDEFAVLLPGIGARADAQAQSERIIEEVQQPYVFEGQPLDLRVSVGIAVMPEDGTEITTLLDQADREMYTVKRLRKQVQPAH; this is encoded by the coding sequence ATGGTGCATCCGAAAGTTGTAACGGCGCCTCACACCGGCGACATTTCGGTCTATGTCGTTCGGTTGACCGGGCTAGAATCGCTCGACCCGCTGGCACAGCTGTACCCTCCCATGTCGATCGATCACCCGCCTTTGCAAAACCCAGCCACGCTGCTCGAAATCGTGCGAGCGCAGTCACAGATCGCCAAGCTCGGCACCGATCTGGGCGCCATCATGGCGTTGGTCACCGAGCGGGCACAGCATCTGACGTGCGCGACGGGCGCGGTGGTCGAAATGGCGGAAGGCGATGAGATGGTCTATCGCGCCACGTCGGGCCTGACCGAAACGCTGCTGGGCCTGCGACTTGCGCGCCAGGGCAGCCTGTCGGGCCTGTGCGTACAGACCGGCGAAATCCTGCACTGCACCGATTCCGAAACCGACCCGCGCGTCGACCGTGAGGCCTGCCGCCGCGTAGGTCTGCGCTCGATGGTGGTCACACCACTGCGCCACCTCGACACCACGGTCGGCGTGCTCAAGCTGGTAGCGCCGGAGGTCGACGCCTTCAGCGCCAGCGACATCGGCGTGCTGGAGTTGATGTCCGAGCTGATTGCCTCGGCCATGTTCCACGCCGCCAACGCCGAGCGCGATCAGCTGTACCTGCGCGCCACGCACGATGCGCTGACGGACCTGCCCAACCGCGCGCTGTTCTATGACCGCCTGCGGCAGTCGATCCATCTGGCGCAACGCGCGCACGGTGGCTTGGGCGTGCTCAACATCGACATGGATAACCTCAAGCTCATCAACGATCGGCATGGGCATCGCGCGGGCGATGCGGCGATCCGCGAGACCGCACAGCGCATGGGCCGCACGGCACGACGCTCCGACACGGTGGCGCGCGTGGGCGGCGACGAGTTTGCCGTGCTCCTGCCTGGCATTGGCGCGCGGGCCGATGCACAGGCGCAAAGCGAGCGGATCATTGAAGAGGTGCAGCAGCCGTACGTGTTCGAGGGCCAGCCGCTGGACCTTCGCGTGAGCGTCGGCATCGCGGTCATGCCCGAAGACGGCACGGAGATCACCACCCTGCTCGATCAGGCCGATCGCGAGATGTACACCGTCAAGCGCTTGCGCAAGCAGGTACAGCCCGCGCATTGA